TAGACTTTTTGCATCATTTTTTAGAAATGCTTCCCAGTTTTATTAGAGATTTTATTGTAGGCTTGGGGGTTGGTTTTTTTGTGTTTATTTTAGTGAAAGTGTTTGTTTTTCTTAACAAGAAGTTGTTAAAGAAGTAGCGCGGAACCTTAGGATTGTACAAATGATAATATTAAATTAGTTAAAAAAGTTTTTATGAAAGACATTAAATATCCAATAGATTTTAAATTTAATATTGGAACGTTAGCTAACGATTTTACTGCAAAAGACTCCTTAGGAATCACAATAGCTTTTGTAAAGCAGAAAATGTTTAAGTTAAAAGAAGATGTTCTTGTTTATAATGACGAAAGTAAGCAACACATACAATATAGTATTCAAGCAGATAGATGGATTGATTTTTCTGCAGCATATAGTATAAAAGATAAAAACAATAAAGAAATAGGTAAAGTAGCAAGAAAAGGATGGAAATCTATTTGGAAAGCAGAGTATGAATTAATAGACCAGCACCAAAAACTTCAATATCATATTAGAGAAGATAATCCTTGGGTTAAAGTTCTCGATTCTTTAATAGGAGAAATACCAATTTTAGGTTTTTTTACTGGATACCTTTTTAACCCAAGTTACAGTGTGCTTAATTTAAATAATAAACCTATTGTTAAGCTAAAAAAAGAAGCCTCTTTTTTCGGAAGAAAATTTGAGTTATCAAAACTCAATGATATTGATTCTGATGATGAAGAACGTATTATTTTAGGTTTAATGATGATGGTACTTTTAGAAAGAAGAAAAGGCTAATCTAATCTTTAGTCTCTGAATTAGAAGATTTGTTTTTAGGTAAACGTTTCGCTTTTTTTAAACTTTCATTAA
The nucleotide sequence above comes from Flavobacteriaceae bacterium HL-DH10. Encoded proteins:
- a CDS encoding Arc family DNA binding domain-containing protein — its product is MLKAIEKWAADEFRSTNGQLEWMLNESLKKAKRLPKNKSSNSETKD